Genomic segment of Schistocerca piceifrons isolate TAMUIC-IGC-003096 chromosome 1, iqSchPice1.1, whole genome shotgun sequence:
AGTGGAATATATATTGATGAGAAGTTTCAActgtgtaaaataatgtaaaaattctgAAACTGATGTATAACATTGCCCTCAGTAGTACGTCTAACCACAtaaaaaatatctaaaaacaaagatgatgtgacttatcaaatgaaagtgctggcaggtcgacagacacacaaacaaacacacaaaattcaagctttcgcaacaaactgttgcctcatcaggaaagagggaaggagggggaaagacaaaaagacgtgggttttaagggagagggtaaggagtcattccaatcccgggagcggaaagacttaccttaggggggaaaaaggacgggtatacactcgcacacacacacatatacagacacaagcagacatatttaaagactgaccagcaacaaactgtccattcgcatgaatggacacaggcagacagtgtttgttggtaatgaggatcaccctgtggctaaacatgccttggtgcacggccagcacatcttagcacagtgttacaccgtccgggttatctggatacttcccactaaaaccaacctatccgaactccggagatgggaacttgctcttcaatatatcctctcttctcgttatccaccaggcctcaatctccgctaatttcaagttgccgccactcatacctcacctgtcattcaacatctttgcctctgcacttctgcctcgactgacatctctgcccaaactctttgtctttaaatatgtctgcttgtgtctgtatatgtgtggatggatatgtgtgtgtgcgcgcgagtgtatacccgtccttttttcccccctaaggtaagtctttccgctcctgggattggaatgactccttaccctctcccttaaaacccacatcctttcgtctttccccctccttccctctttcctgatgaggcaacagtctgttgcgaaagcttgaattttgtgtgtatgtttgtttgtgtttgtttgtgtgtctgtcgacctgccagcactttcatttggtaagtcacatcatctttgtttttagatatatatttcctacgtggaatgtttccctctattataaccacataaaaattttttcttaattttaattagtgcCAGTGTTACACTGGTTATTGAAACAGGACAATTTTTTCCATTCCAAATGTTTCccccctccattgtgtatcttgaaAACATGAGAATGTCTTCGTGTCTACACAAAATGAAATATATCTAAAACGCAGCCTATCTTACCATAAGTAGCTGATGGGGGCTGGCTGAATAGTATTCCCAAGTCTCAACAGGGTAAAGAAATTGATCGAAATTCACAAATACTGGATGTAATTTAAGTAAGACATTAAAGTACACTTTCATATACTAATCAGACAATGGGAAGACACCACCACTTAATTCAGTGTCATTGGGGCTATAGGTGTCACTATTTGTAGTGACATATTATTTTAACACACCTTTATTCCATACTTCCTGCATAACTCCTTTCACACAATCCACTACTGTTTGTCAGTCCCCTGGGAGCAGCTTTCTTAGAAAGGTGTTCCACTTTGCTCAACCTCATATTTTAATTTTCTGCAGCAAATATGActtaacctgagcccaaatcagtTCTATTGGGTTGAAGTGGCAATGATAGGGAGACAATCTAAGCACATTAAAACCCATATTTCTTGCTCTTTCATCCACAATGTAAACTgggttctttggcttgtgttgAGGCAAGTTCTAACACGCCCACCCTAGTAAAATTACTATCAATTGGCATCTTAAATTTCTCCAACCAGCAAACAACGTGTATTCTTCATTGGCTTTGTGGGCACCTTATTTCGTACAGCCGAATGATTTAACAATTATACAGATTTTATACAAACCATCAACAACTTGACAAGTCATGCGCCACAAGAGCTAACCGAACACTTCTGGGAGGTGGGGAGTGAGCTaaccacaaatttaaaaagaattaaCAGCGAAATGTGTAATACAGCTGGCAACAATCCTTCCCTCCCTTTGGGACAAAATGGTGGTACACAACAGACTAAACCCCTGTGTAAAATCTTGCAAACTGCTGGCCTTCCTAGAACTAGATCAAAGAAAGTTCAAACACTGACTTCTCAAGTTACAAATCCAAATGCTATGTTAAGCACTGGAGTAACCTCTATTTAGTGAAAGATGCATGGCACGTTTTTGAAATCAGTGAATTTATAACTCATTTCATATGTTACCTTGACTTCTTCTAGAGGCAGTTACAATACAGGGCAATGTGCGTGCACTTTTCATAGAAGCTCCGGTCGTGGGAGAGGGATTAGTACAACTCGTGCACACCAAGAAGTGTGCAGTGGCTACTGGGAGTCATAGTATCAAAAGAAACCAAAAGCACTCAAAACCGTCCATCAAATTTTGGTGTGCAACTCCGAACAGCCACCTTGCCAAGAGACGTTATTGACAACAAGCAGAGCATGTGTAGTACCAGTACTGTGGAAGGCCTACAACGTCTTGCTTAGCACGGCAGCATAGTGCTTGGTGGAACATGCTTGATCCGTTCTATTACCATACCACGCTATGAGTGATGCACTCATATGAAGGGAATGTTGGGCACTGCATAGTAACAAGGGCTGGGTACCAATTGACTAACAGGACAACAGCATCGCTCTGTTGCATCTCTGTGTGCAAATACAACATAAGCATTGAGCATTATGCTAACTCAGGTATAATAATACAACCACTGTGATGTTACAGGTGACTGGCATGAGTCAACACTTGAAACTTTATGATAAGCATACAATTTTTCTacggaaaatcagaagaaaaaacagTAGGCCATTGTGGCACATTGCCCTACACAGCCAGTTACCAGGGTAGCAATGACTGGAGTGTGTGGGGTGGGTAAAACAGCACATTGCTGCAAAGTATTGTCCATCTCTTTGTGCAGAATACATCAGGCACCTGCATTCTCACTAACCACCAAGGAAAGTTCAAAATGTACGACTGGTTATCAACCCATCGGCTACTTAATACAATATACAAATTAAGTAATGTATAGGAAACAATCTCTGACAAAATTATTCTTCAAATAATTAACTGCCACAATTCATAGAAAATTGCAACCTAATTTATCTAGAGCAGAAAATTATAGACAAAAAATTTTCTAGTCAGCAGTCAGGTCATTTAGAGTTGTATAATTGCTTCAGCCAACAACTGAAACTATAAAAAAAGCCATTGCCAAATTCACCAAGAGCAATTTAGAGAAGTCCAAACAATGACAACCATGCTCGGTTAGTGAAATTCGAACATTGACAACAACACTCAGAAGCCAAGACACCAAAGACTCTTAACTAATTCTTAAAACATTATCACTGTACATTTATCATCATCTTTAATGAAACAGCAAAATAATGCACTGAAACAGGACGGTACATATGGTAAGTAGGTACAAACATAATGAAGCATAGATTGAGAAAGTATTACAGTGAAAAGTCAACATAAGGAGAGGTAGGAAGAGAGGAAAGAAACAGTTTTTTCTCTTGTGCAAGAGGAGCCACATATCTGACAGCACAGAATGATCAagttattttcattaaatttgCTTGTTTTAAAAGAATGTCATCTCTACTGGCATTACTTGTTACatgggagcaggggggggggggggggataacactGGATAAAGTAAACAGGCTCTATGTATTTCCTTGTAAATACTGTCTGACATGTTGTAacacattttcactattctgtgAAATATTACACTTCTTAGTTTACCATAAAGAACTGGTAAAGAACATCAATTCAGAAGTTTGCTCTGGCATTTAAAGTATCATAGTTCCTTAATTctgatacattttttttaaatattaggatTGGTATTTCATAAGCTCAGTTCCCCAATTCAGTATTGAGCTAAGCAAATTGACACCATGTTGATGTTCTGTCTCATGCGAAGAATCCACAATTTGACAGCGAAGAAAGTTAAATTATGTTTATGGGTAGTATGAATTGGCTTTAAAGCAATGCCCTCTTAAGATAGCAATATTGCATTAGCAAGTAATTACTATCTTGCTACAAATCTAGTTTTATATGAGTTGTAAATAACAGTTCAATCAAAATTAACACTCACCCTGAGGTACCAAAACTTGATGCTGGCGGTGGTGTTCTTCTCCGGTAAATATCAGAGCCAAGTCTAGCTGCACCATACTCAGTGCGACGCTCAAAAGAAGCAACAGGGGGCAAAGTTGGTCGTTCATACGGGCTACGGCCAACATCTGAGAAAGACCGACGTTCATATGGTGACCTGCCAGGTTCTGGGTAAGCAGGACGCCTTTCCACCTCCCTATAAATTATTAGTAGTATTCAAAAACTTATACATACAGCTACTTGTGCTTACTAAAGCTGAAAGTAACATACTATTACCGATCTCTAGATGCCATCATTGGATGTGGAGGCCCTCTTGATGGATAATATGAATCATAGCCACGATCAATTCCATCATAAAATCCATTTCTTATGCCCGGTGGTGGTGGCAGCCCTGGTCGTCTTTCAAAATCAGGTCTGCTGTCCCTCATATATGGGCTAGCTCTTCCAACTCCCCTGAACCCTCCTCTCCCACGGACAGGACCAAATCCACCTCTGAAGGAACTGCCTCTGCCACTCTTCTTTCCTGTTGATTGCTGGAAACATTTTCTTAAGTCAGTtcaatgagtgagtgagagagagagagagagagagagagagagagagagagagagagagagaaattggtgACATACTTACCTCAACACTGATCTGTACACCCATGAATTCTGCATTATTTAGCGCTTTTATAGCTTCTGCTGCCATCTCTTCCGTCTTCATGTGCACAAAACCATAACGATTAAGAATATCACACTCAGTGACAACGCCATATTGCTCAAATAACTTCCTCAAATCTTGTTGGTTGGCATTTTCTGGGAGCCGGccaacaaatatttttgttttctaatAAATAAAGAACCATTCAAATTAAAACATAGTGGATACTTTTACAGATGTCATAGCTGATCTGGGGGAAATGGTTATACTTACTGGTGGAGTGCTTGAAGTCCTGATATCTGAAAcacgaaagaaaattaatttgGAGTGAAAGTAAATGGAGTTCAAAGCAATGATTAATatatttacaaattcataagacaGGCAGCACCCAACATACAGACATGAATTTTTTCCTGTTCACTATTCAGCTGTAACTTGTGAGAAAAATCTGTCCTGCCAATCATGAAATTAGAGTGGCCTTAACAATACCTACTTCTACAAGACTTTTCATCACATGACCAAAACAAAAGGTACACTAGCAACAAAGCTATATGCTGAGTTAGACTACATGGAAGTATTGTTCTGTAACACTACTTCAATCAAAAAGAGAAGTGGTAACACCGCAAAAACTGTCTCAAAATAATCAGtcataaaatctctctctctctctctctctctctctctctctctctctctctctctgtgtgtgtgtgtgtgtgtgtgtgtgtgtgtgtgtgtgtgtgtgtgtgtgtgtgtgtgtgtgtgtgtgtgtgtgtgtgtgtgtgtgtgtgtggggggggggggggggggtacgctaGACGTCACAAGGCACGAATATAACTAAATCACGTCTACTAGTTTCACTTGCCAGTGTTAATTTAGTGTTGGTTATAGAGGAACATTTTTAGCATACAAAATACACTGGTATTTATATAAATTGGGATGTACTGATTAGTTTTATTTATCAAAgtattttaggttttttttttatctatcaatCCTAGAGGTCCACGGAACTAAATCCAAGATGCAACAGCTACCTGCTAACTTTTATTAGAAAACATTTACACAGATTCATAACAGTGCAATTATTACAAGCAAATATAGTTACTGTCTCTTAGTTTTGCTGTATAATAATTAGCTTGATAAGTTGAAATCCTTAAACTAGCGTGACACTTTTTCCCCTATAATGACAAGGTTCATATTGTAAATACATCACCCAAAGTGGACGAAAGATGTTTATCAGGCTATTAGCTGAACGTACCGTACACATAGCGTGGGATCTACATCGTATACAATAACACAAATACTTCAACTTATCCACTGCAAATCGATAAGTGAAACACGACGCCTATCACGCCGGTAACATAAATTTGATTAAGCCTTAAGAAAATCTCAGGCACGCTGAGAGATACATGCAATACATTTGTGTGTTATATAAAACTGTTATTTACTGGAACTCACCAGTCATTTTGCTCAGATACCACTAAAATCCTGGCATAAACTAAGAGTAGCAACAGCAAAAACCACAATGGCGTTAGCGTCCCTCGAAAAGGCGCGAAAGCTGCCCTCTATGTCGGATATCGGAAACATGCTACTTCCTGTTTCACAaccacaatattttaaaatttgagaTCCCATTGCCAATGGACTGAAGTATCCAATTAAATACCATCGTGAATACTTCActccaaacacttaaatttttttaGCTTTTAAATTGTTACGTGTGTGTGTTTACAAACACACATTTGATCGCGTAGTAGAATCTATTGTAACGGAAGGCGTGCAAAACACCTTTCAGCTTTCTTATGTATAACATCTTTTTTAAACAAATGATGGATTTATTCGGTGTACTAATTGCAGtacttttgaaagtttttttttcggcGTATAGATTTTAAGTCTGGTTCTCTATGTATATAACTATATGCTTAGGTTTGCAGCTGAGCATTTAAGGAACTACGTCAACGGAATTTATTAACACCGTACTGCAATTTGCGGGagaatgcaaactacatttaaaaaaGTCTTAATGTTCCTCATCTATAAATCTGCAACAGGACccatttaaaagtaaaataaaataaataatcttccTACAAATGTCGAatagacctgaacccaatggaaataAAAACCCGTAGTAGATATGTGTTCTTTACATCTTTAACTACGAGCCCATACCTGGGAGCTGGTACTGGCAATAAAAGCTGACTAAGGTTGCCTTAAAGTTGTCCTTAACTTTTATTTTTCTCGCTCCGGGTAATCTTTTACGGCTGACAAATTAAAATGGGAATACAACAGGAAGCATGATAAAGTTGGAATGATACGTTTCAGTCGCTATTTTATAAGTTTTGAGAGAGAGATATCATGGACACCCGAATATTGCCTAAATCTCTAATATAAAAACTGACTTACTTTAATGTATTTTTCTAAAATCTTACGTATACATTGGGTGTGTTGGGAAGATATAAGACAGTAAGCTCTGCTTACTGGTTTACAGTGTTGACCACTAATACATGCAGAAATGGAAATATTATTTGAAAGCAGTAAGAGTGTATTGGAATGAATTAATATAactttgcctttcccacaacactACTTTATTTTGCTTGATGCTTATAT
This window contains:
- the LOC124785695 gene encoding RNA-binding protein lark-like yields the protein MTDIRTSSTPPKTKIFVGRLPENANQQDLRKLFEQYGVVTECDILNRYGFVHMKTEEMAAEAIKALNNAEFMGVQISVEQSTGKKSGRGSSFRGGFGPVRGRGGFRGVGRASPYMRDSRPDFERRPGLPPPPGIRNGFYDGIDRGYDSYYPSRGPPHPMMASRDREVERRPAYPEPGRSPYERRSFSDVGRSPYERPTLPPVASFERRTEYGAARLGSDIYRRRTPPPASSFGTSGYEREPLDMYGPPTRSYEREGLDPYGPPARRYPSAAPLDHELPPHHY